The following are encoded in a window of Cottoperca gobio chromosome 20, fCotGob3.1, whole genome shotgun sequence genomic DNA:
- the LOC115025756 gene encoding gamma-glutamyl hydrolase-like produces MSTFRIMILFLFCISLTCLLFYSSAKRNDRPIIGVLAQDLYSPVPNHTAYIAASYVKFLESAGARVVPVMINQTPEEYKTLFNSINGILYPGGSANITSSGYQRAAKILYDLAIEANKRGDYFPVWGTCLGYEQLTVLTSGNNLLSRTNTRDVALPLDFTNEAKHSRMFKGFPAELMEELASEPLTANAHVWSVPVSTHNTNKELKNLYKVLSTNTDGNTEFVSTVEAYDYPIYGTQWHPEKNSFEWTRSYIPHSSSAVKITFYMAEFFVSEARKNFHRFESEEKEREALIYNYSPVHTGPKSAFEQKYFF; encoded by the exons ATGTCTACTTTTAGAATAATgatcttgttcttgttttgcatttctcttACGTGTCTGCTGTTTTATTCTTCAGCCAAAAGAAATGACAGACCAATCATTG GAGTACTAGCCCAAGATCTGTATTCCCCCGTCCCAAATCACACAGCTTACATTGCTGCCTCTTATGTGAAGTTCCTGGAGTCAGCAGGAGCGAGGGTTGTACCTGTCAT GATTAACCAGACACCAGAGGAGTATAAGACACTGTTCAACTCCATTAATGG GATCCTTTATCCCGGCGGATCTGCCAACATCACCTCATCCGGGTATCAACGAGCTGCAAAAATCCTTTATGACCTTGCTATTGAG GCAAACAAGAGAGGCGACTATTTTCCTGTGTGGGGCACCTGTCTTGGATATGAGCAGCTGACCGTTTTGACGAGTGGAAATAATTTACTGTCACGTACCAACACAAGAGATGTGGCGTTACCGCTGGACTTCACTAATG AAGCCAAACACAGCAGGATGTTTAAAGGCTTTCCAGCTGAACTCATGGAAGAATTGGCATCTGAGCCTCTGACAGCAAACGCTCACGTGTGGAGTGTGCCAGTGTCG ACTCATAACACAAACAAGGAGCTGAAAAACCTTTACAAAGTTCTCTCCACAAATACGGATGGAAACACAGAGTTTGTGTCGACGGTGGAAG CTTATGATTACCCAATCTACGGGACACAGTGGCATCCAGAGAAAAATTCATTTGAATGGACGAGGTCTTACATTCCACACTCTTCATCAGCGGTGAAGATCACCTTCTACATGGCTGAATTCTTTGTCAGTGAAG CCAGGAAGAACTTTCACAGATTTGAAtctgaggagaaggagagagaagcgCTGATATACAACTACAGTCCTGTTCATACTGGGCCCAAGAGTGCCTTCGAGCAGAAGTATTTTTTCTGA
- the LOC115025757 gene encoding apolipoprotein D-like produces the protein MKAPQVLLVLLLTAAAADAQSYHFGKCPKPSVQKDFNVTEYMGTWYEIEKLPAVFERGTCNKATYSLLADGTVKVRNAELLSNGKINSIEGVAKVKNSSQPAILDVSFFKGVPGSPYWVLSTDHQSYSLVYSCSDYFGHFHVDFAWILARTRVLTEDVISKLHDELTTAGININRLTVSNQTGCEQTKGKIHQKEKKAEQSAEHIFRV, from the exons GTGCTGCTCGTGCTGCTGCTGACTGCTGCGGCAGCCGACGCTCAGTCGTACCACTTTGGCAAATGCCCCAAACCTTCTGTTCAAAAGGACTTCAACGTTACTGAG TATATGGGCACCTGGTATGAAATAGAGAAGCTCCCGGCTGTGTTTGAAAGAGGAACATGTAACAAAGCGACGTACAGTCTGCTCGCTGATGGGACGGTCAAAGTTCGCAATGCAGAGCTGCT ATCTAATGGGAAGATCAACTCAATCGAGGGTGTTGCTAAAGTTAAAAACTCATCTCAACCTGCTATTCTGGATGTTAGCTTCTTTAAAG GAGTTCCAGGCAGTCCCTACTGGGTGCTCTCCACAGACCACCAGTCATATTCTCTGGTGTACTCTTGTTCTGATTACTTTGGACATTTTCACGTTGATTTCGCCTGGATCCTGGCTCGCACTCGAGTGTTGACTGAAGACGTCATCAGCAAGTTACACGATGAGCTGACTACTGCTGGTATAAACATAAACCGCCTTACAGTCAGTAATCAGACTGGATGTGAGCAGACCAAAGGTAAGATCCaccaaaaggaaaagaaagcagaaCAAAGTGCTGAACACATATTTAGAGTTTAG